The Streptomyces sp. NBC_00670 genome window below encodes:
- the ispG gene encoding flavodoxin-dependent (E)-4-hydroxy-3-methylbut-2-enyl-diphosphate synthase has translation MTAVSLGVPEVPMRPVAPRRVSRQIHVGPVAVGGGAPVSVQSMTTTRTSDIGATLQQIAELTASGCQIVRVACPTQDDADALATIARKSQIPVIADIHFQPKYVFAAIEAGCAAVRVNPGNIKQFDDKVKEIARAAKDHGTPIRIGVNAGSLDRRLLQKYGKATPEALVESALWEASLFEEHGFRDIKISVKHNDPVVMIEAYRQLAEACEYPLHLGVTEAGPAFQGTIKSAVAFGALLSQGIGDTIRVSLSAPPAEEVKVGIQILQSLGLRERRLEIVSCPSCGRAQVDVYKLAEEVTAGLEGMEVPLRVAVMGCVVNGPGEAREADLGVASGNGKGQIFVKGEVIKTVPESKIVETLIDEAMKIAEQMEKDGTGSGEPAVTVS, from the coding sequence ATGACCGCCGTTTCCCTGGGCGTCCCCGAAGTGCCCATGAGGCCGGTGGCGCCGCGGCGTGTGTCGCGGCAGATCCACGTCGGTCCCGTGGCGGTCGGGGGCGGTGCCCCGGTGTCGGTGCAGTCGATGACGACGACCCGTACCTCCGACATCGGCGCCACGCTCCAGCAGATCGCGGAGCTGACCGCCTCCGGCTGCCAGATCGTCCGCGTCGCCTGCCCCACGCAGGACGACGCGGACGCGCTGGCGACCATCGCGCGGAAGTCGCAGATCCCGGTCATCGCGGACATCCACTTCCAGCCCAAGTACGTCTTCGCCGCCATCGAGGCCGGCTGCGCGGCCGTCCGCGTCAACCCGGGCAACATCAAGCAGTTCGACGACAAGGTCAAGGAGATCGCCAGGGCGGCCAAGGACCACGGCACGCCGATCCGCATCGGCGTCAACGCGGGCTCCCTGGACCGCCGGCTGCTCCAGAAGTACGGCAAGGCCACCCCCGAGGCTCTCGTCGAGTCCGCGCTGTGGGAGGCGTCCCTCTTCGAGGAGCACGGCTTCCGGGACATCAAGATCTCGGTCAAGCACAACGACCCGGTCGTGATGATCGAGGCCTACCGGCAGCTCGCCGAGGCCTGCGAGTACCCGCTCCACCTCGGCGTCACCGAGGCCGGCCCCGCCTTCCAGGGCACGATCAAGTCGGCGGTCGCCTTCGGTGCGCTGCTCTCGCAGGGCATCGGCGACACCATCCGGGTGTCGCTGTCCGCGCCGCCGGCCGAGGAGGTCAAGGTCGGCATCCAGATCCTTCAGTCGCTGGGGCTGCGGGAGCGCCGGCTGGAGATCGTCTCCTGCCCCTCCTGCGGGCGGGCGCAGGTGGACGTCTACAAGCTGGCCGAGGAGGTCACGGCGGGCCTGGAGGGCATGGAGGTGCCGTTGCGCGTCGCGGTCATGGGCTGTGTCGTGAACGGGCCCGGTGAGGCCCGTGAGGCGGACCTGGGGGTGGCCTCCGGCAACGGCAAGGGGCAGATCTTCGTCAAGGGCGAGGTCATCAAGACCGTCCCCGAGTCGAAGATCGTGGAGACCCTCATCGACGAGGCGATGAAGATCGCGGAGCAGATGGAGAAGGACGGCACCGGTTCGGGGGAGCCGGCCGTCACCGTGAGCTGA
- the dxs gene encoding 1-deoxy-D-xylulose-5-phosphate synthase — protein sequence MTKLENIRGPRDLKALSEAELGELSEEIREFLIHAVARTGGHLGPNLGVVELTIALHRVFESPADRILWDTGHQSYVHKLLTGRQDFSKLRGKGGLSGYPSREESEHDVIENSHASTALGWADGLAKAREVRGEEGHVVAVIGDGALTGGMAWEALNNIAAAKDRPLIIVVNDNERSYAPTIGGLANHLATLRTTDGYEKALAWGKGMLQRTPVVGNTVYEALHGAKKGFKDAVAPQGMFEDLGLKYVGPIDGHDIGAVESALRRAKRFHGPVLVHCLTEKGRGYEPALAHEEDHFHTVGVMDPLTCAPLAPAGGPSWTSVFGEEIAAIGEEREDVVAITAAMLHPVGLGKFAERFPDRVWDVGIAEQHAAVSAAGLATGGLHPVVAVYATFLNRAFDQLLMDVALHRCGVTFVLDRAGVTGVDGPSHNGMWDMSMLQVVPGLRIAAPRDADQLRAELREALAVDDAPTLVRFPKESVGPAIPALDRVGGMDVLHRAEDPQVLLVAVGVMAPVCLQAADLLEARGIHCTVVDPRWVKPVDPALPGLAARHRLVAVVEDNSRAAGVGSAVALALGDADVDVPVRRFGIPEQFLAHAKRGEVLADIGLTPVEIAGRISGCLTTGAEGTVGTRPGQQTEPQAKTSEESHV from the coding sequence GTGACCAAGCTGGAGAACATCCGGGGACCACGCGACCTGAAGGCGCTGTCCGAGGCGGAACTCGGTGAACTGTCCGAAGAGATCCGGGAGTTCCTCATTCACGCGGTCGCCAGGACCGGCGGACACCTGGGGCCCAACCTGGGCGTGGTGGAACTGACCATCGCGCTCCACCGGGTCTTCGAGTCGCCGGCCGACCGCATCCTGTGGGACACCGGCCACCAGAGCTACGTCCACAAGCTCCTGACGGGCCGTCAGGACTTCTCCAAGCTGCGCGGCAAGGGCGGACTGTCCGGCTACCCCTCGCGCGAGGAGTCCGAGCACGACGTCATCGAGAACAGCCACGCCTCCACGGCGCTCGGCTGGGCCGACGGCCTCGCCAAGGCCCGCGAGGTGCGTGGCGAGGAGGGGCACGTCGTCGCCGTCATCGGCGACGGCGCGCTCACCGGTGGCATGGCCTGGGAGGCGCTGAACAACATCGCCGCCGCCAAGGACCGGCCGCTGATCATCGTCGTCAACGACAACGAACGCTCCTACGCGCCCACCATCGGCGGCCTCGCCAACCACCTGGCCACCCTGCGCACCACCGACGGCTACGAGAAGGCGCTCGCCTGGGGCAAGGGCATGCTCCAGCGCACCCCCGTCGTCGGCAACACCGTCTACGAGGCCCTGCACGGCGCCAAGAAGGGGTTCAAGGACGCCGTCGCCCCGCAGGGCATGTTCGAGGACCTGGGTCTGAAGTACGTCGGTCCCATCGACGGACACGACATCGGGGCCGTCGAGTCCGCGCTGCGGCGCGCGAAACGCTTCCACGGCCCCGTCCTGGTCCACTGCCTCACCGAGAAGGGCCGCGGCTACGAACCCGCGCTGGCCCATGAGGAGGACCACTTCCACACCGTCGGCGTCATGGACCCGCTGACCTGCGCACCCCTCGCCCCGGCCGGTGGCCCCTCCTGGACCTCGGTGTTCGGCGAGGAGATCGCGGCGATCGGCGAGGAACGCGAGGACGTCGTCGCGATCACGGCCGCCATGCTGCACCCCGTGGGCCTGGGGAAGTTCGCCGAACGGTTCCCCGACCGGGTGTGGGACGTCGGCATCGCCGAGCAGCACGCCGCCGTCAGCGCGGCCGGACTCGCCACCGGGGGACTGCACCCCGTCGTCGCCGTCTACGCCACCTTCCTCAACCGCGCCTTCGACCAGCTCCTGATGGACGTGGCCCTGCACCGCTGCGGGGTCACCTTCGTCCTGGACCGGGCCGGCGTCACCGGCGTCGACGGGCCCTCGCACAACGGCATGTGGGACATGTCGATGCTTCAGGTCGTCCCCGGGCTGCGCATCGCCGCGCCGCGCGACGCCGACCAGCTCCGTGCCGAACTGCGCGAGGCCCTCGCCGTGGACGACGCGCCCACGCTGGTCCGCTTCCCCAAGGAGTCGGTCGGCCCCGCGATCCCCGCGCTCGACCGCGTCGGCGGCATGGACGTACTGCACCGGGCGGAGGACCCCCAGGTGCTCCTGGTCGCCGTCGGCGTCATGGCGCCCGTCTGCCTCCAGGCGGCCGACCTCCTCGAAGCGCGCGGCATCCACTGCACCGTCGTCGACCCGCGCTGGGTCAAACCCGTCGACCCCGCCCTGCCCGGCCTCGCCGCCCGGCACCGCCTCGTCGCCGTCGTCGAGGACAACAGCCGGGCCGCCGGGGTCGGTTCCGCCGTCGCGCTCGCCCTCGGCGACGCCGACGTGGACGTGCCCGTACGGCGCTTCGGCATCCCGGAGCAGTTCCTCGCGCACGCCAAGCGCGGCGAGGTGCTCGCCGACATCGGGCTGACCCCCGTCGAGATCGCGGGCCGGATCAGCGGCTGCCTCACGACGGGTGCGGAGGGCACCGTCGGCACCCGGCCGGGGCAGCAGACCGAACCGCAAGCGAAGACGTCCGAGGAGAGCCACGTATGA
- a CDS encoding aspartate aminotransferase family protein — MTTAESAPSQEAAKGGEFDLAGLLAARGGERYDLHGRYVNHQLPRMLHTIGFDKVYERAEGAHFWDADGNDYLDMLAGFGVMGLGRHHPVVRKALHDVLDADLADLTRFDCPPLPGLLAEKLLSHSPHLDRVFFGNSGTEAVETALKFARYATGRRRVLYCAHAFHGLTTGSLSVNGEDSFRDGFAPLLPDTAVPLGDLDALARELKKGDVAALIVEPIQGKGVHEAPPGYLRAAQELLHKHKALLIADEVQTGLGRTGDFYAYQHEEGVEPDLVCVAKSLSGGYVPVSATLGKDWIFKKVYSSMDRVLVHSASFGANAQAMAAGLAVLHVMENEQTVAHARAMGERLRSGLAALTERYELLAEVRGRGLMIGIEFGRPKSLKLRSRWAMLQAARKGLFAQMVVVPLLQRHRILTQVSGDHLEVIKLIPPLVVDEADVDRFVEAFTAVMDDAHDGGLMWDFGKTLVKQAVATR; from the coding sequence ATGACCACCGCGGAATCCGCCCCGAGCCAGGAGGCCGCGAAGGGCGGGGAGTTCGACCTCGCGGGGCTGCTGGCCGCGCGCGGGGGCGAGCGCTACGACCTGCACGGCCGCTACGTCAACCACCAGCTGCCGCGCATGCTGCACACCATCGGCTTCGACAAGGTCTACGAACGGGCCGAGGGCGCCCACTTCTGGGACGCCGACGGCAACGACTATCTCGACATGCTCGCCGGGTTCGGCGTCATGGGCCTCGGCCGCCATCACCCGGTGGTGCGCAAGGCCCTGCACGACGTCCTCGACGCCGACCTCGCCGACCTGACCCGGTTCGACTGCCCGCCGCTGCCCGGACTGCTCGCCGAGAAGCTGCTGTCCCACAGCCCGCACCTGGACCGGGTCTTCTTCGGCAACAGCGGCACCGAGGCGGTCGAGACCGCGCTCAAGTTCGCCCGGTACGCCACCGGGCGGCGCCGCGTCCTGTACTGCGCCCACGCCTTCCACGGACTGACCACCGGGTCGCTTTCCGTCAACGGCGAGGACAGCTTCCGCGACGGCTTCGCGCCGCTGCTCCCCGACACCGCGGTCCCGCTCGGCGACCTCGACGCGCTGGCCCGGGAGCTGAAGAAGGGCGACGTCGCCGCGCTCATCGTCGAGCCGATCCAGGGCAAGGGCGTGCACGAGGCCCCGCCCGGCTATCTGCGCGCGGCGCAGGAGCTGCTGCACAAGCACAAGGCGCTGCTCATCGCCGACGAGGTGCAGACCGGGCTCGGCCGCACCGGCGACTTCTACGCCTACCAGCACGAGGAGGGCGTCGAGCCGGACCTGGTGTGCGTGGCGAAGTCCCTGTCGGGCGGTTACGTGCCGGTGTCGGCGACGCTCGGCAAGGACTGGATCTTCAAGAAGGTCTACTCGTCCATGGACCGCGTGCTCGTCCACTCCGCCAGCTTCGGCGCCAACGCGCAGGCGATGGCGGCGGGTCTCGCGGTGCTGCACGTCATGGAGAACGAGCAGACCGTCGCCCATGCGCGGGCGATGGGGGAGCGGCTGAGGTCGGGGCTCGCGGCGCTGACGGAGCGGTACGAGCTGCTCGCCGAGGTGCGGGGGCGGGGGCTGATGATCGGCATCGAGTTCGGCCGGCCGAAGTCGCTGAAACTGCGGAGTCGGTGGGCGATGCTGCAGGCGGCGCGGAAGGGGTTGTTCGCGCAGATGGTGGTGGTGCCTTTGTTGCAGCGGCACCGGATCCTGACGCAGGTGTCGGGGGACCACTTGGAGGTGATCAAGCTGATTCCGCCGTTGGTGGTGGACGAGGCGGATGTCGACCGGTTCGTGGAGGCGTTCACCGCGGTGATGGACGACGCGCATGACGGGGGTCTCATGTGGGACTTCGGCAAGACACTGGTGAAGCAGGCGGTGGCGACGAGGTAG
- a CDS encoding helix-turn-helix domain-containing protein: MSASDPPPPAEPGAGLPTVAPQLRALRHRTAMTLETAARAANLSPAHLSRLETGHRHPSLPVLLTLARIYGTTVSELLGETVTERDAVVRAAHAEPTHAGGWTYWQAGAPARGMQALRVHVPHGTQGDIVRVHPGEEWLYVLKGRLRLRLGDTAHLLDAGDSAHFDSLTPHRLAAADRAGCDLLFVHTLLQSPSTALCLGPLTGDTP; encoded by the coding sequence ATGAGCGCTTCCGATCCGCCGCCTCCGGCGGAGCCCGGCGCGGGTCTGCCCACCGTCGCCCCGCAGCTCCGCGCCCTCCGCCACCGCACAGCGATGACCCTGGAGACCGCGGCCCGGGCCGCGAACCTCTCCCCGGCCCACCTCTCCCGCCTGGAGACCGGCCACCGCCACCCCTCCCTTCCCGTCCTCCTCACCCTCGCCCGCATCTACGGTACGACCGTCTCCGAACTGCTCGGCGAGACCGTCACCGAACGCGACGCCGTCGTCCGCGCCGCCCACGCGGAACCGACCCACGCCGGCGGCTGGACGTACTGGCAGGCCGGCGCCCCCGCCCGCGGCATGCAGGCACTGCGCGTCCACGTTCCCCACGGCACGCAGGGCGACATCGTCCGCGTCCACCCCGGCGAGGAGTGGCTGTACGTCCTCAAGGGCCGGCTCCGCCTCCGCCTCGGCGACACCGCGCACCTCCTCGACGCCGGGGACAGCGCGCACTTCGACTCGCTCACCCCGCACCGCCTCGCCGCCGCCGACCGCGCCGGCTGCGACCTGCTGTTCGTCCACACCCTCCTGCAGAGCCCCAGCACCGCGCTCTGCCTCGGCCCCCTCACCGGAGACACCCCATGA
- a CDS encoding DUF6126 family protein, whose protein sequence is MSDFETKFPRALWVRLLVYLAVGHLFAAFIWLLFEVGAK, encoded by the coding sequence ATGAGCGACTTCGAGACCAAGTTCCCGCGTGCCCTGTGGGTCAGGCTGCTCGTGTACCTGGCCGTCGGGCACCTCTTCGCCGCGTTCATCTGGCTGCTGTTCGAGGTGGGCGCCAAGTAG
- a CDS encoding tyrosine-protein phosphatase, protein MTQQVPSTEPELAGVRNFRDLGGLPTADGRRVAYGRLFRSGHLAHATAEDAVFLASLNLRTVFDFRNAADHKLEGPDVELPGVRNVGLPLSDPADGAEFWRLVREGDLEQLRELLSDGRAEARMLTSYRAIVRGRTAEHARVLGALADGGAPALMHCSAGKDRAGLSIAVTLLALGVERDAIVADYLESNAKHRRYKVRRSASSGDAYSPEVMELLAPLFDARAEYLQAAFATIEETWGGVDAYLEQGLGVTPEVRARLREHLLD, encoded by the coding sequence GTGACACAGCAGGTCCCGTCGACCGAACCCGAGCTGGCCGGAGTGCGCAACTTCCGCGATCTGGGCGGGCTGCCGACCGCGGACGGCCGGCGCGTGGCCTACGGCAGGCTGTTCCGCAGCGGCCACCTCGCCCATGCGACGGCCGAGGACGCGGTCTTCCTCGCCTCCCTGAACCTGCGCACGGTCTTCGACTTCCGCAACGCCGCGGACCACAAGCTGGAGGGCCCGGACGTCGAGCTGCCGGGGGTGCGCAACGTCGGCCTGCCGCTGTCCGACCCGGCCGACGGGGCGGAGTTCTGGCGGCTGGTGCGCGAGGGTGACCTGGAGCAGCTGCGGGAACTGCTGTCCGACGGCCGGGCCGAGGCACGCATGCTCACCTCGTACCGGGCGATCGTGCGCGGGCGTACGGCGGAGCACGCGCGCGTGCTGGGCGCGCTGGCCGACGGCGGCGCGCCCGCGCTGATGCACTGTTCGGCGGGGAAGGACCGGGCGGGGCTGTCGATCGCCGTGACGCTGCTCGCGCTGGGCGTGGAGCGGGACGCGATCGTCGCCGACTATCTGGAGTCCAACGCGAAGCACCGCCGGTACAAGGTGCGGCGCAGCGCGTCCTCGGGGGACGCGTACTCCCCCGAGGTGATGGAGCTGCTCGCTCCGCTGTTCGACGCGCGTGCCGAGTACCTCCAGGCGGCGTTCGCCACGATCGAGGAGACCTGGGGCGGGGTGGACGCCTATCTGGAGCAGGGGCTCGGGGTCACCCCCGAGGTGCGCGCACGGCTACGCGAGCACCTGCTGGACTGA
- a CDS encoding M23 family metallopeptidase — protein MPAKGKHRRTKARFITTTLAAAGTGGAALALPLLSATGAHAATPAAAPEHAATSVAASAHEDAARTYTVKSGDWLAKIAGEQHVAGGWHKLYDDNREAVGSDPSLIHPGLKLTLGAKAPAHAGSSSSDESPAESGSAEKSAPAEKSGTAQKSEAAQGSQSAAKDDSAAAKPAASSGSGYTLPVQGATVGTAYHTAGSMWSSGYHTGTDFVVPTGTSVKAIANATVVSAGWGGAYGNQVVLKLADGYYAQYAHLSQLSVSAGQTVTEGQQLGLSGATGNVTGPHLHFEIRTTPDYGSDVDPVAYLRAHGVTV, from the coding sequence ATGCCCGCGAAGGGTAAGCACCGCCGTACCAAGGCCCGGTTCATCACCACGACCCTCGCCGCCGCCGGAACCGGAGGCGCCGCGCTCGCGCTGCCCCTCTTGAGCGCCACCGGCGCCCACGCCGCCACCCCGGCCGCCGCGCCCGAGCACGCCGCCACCTCCGTCGCCGCGAGCGCGCACGAGGACGCCGCGCGGACCTACACCGTGAAGTCCGGCGACTGGCTCGCCAAGATCGCCGGTGAGCAGCACGTCGCCGGCGGCTGGCACAAGCTCTACGACGACAACCGCGAGGCCGTCGGCAGCGACCCGTCGCTCATCCACCCCGGCCTGAAGCTCACGCTGGGCGCCAAGGCCCCCGCGCACGCCGGCAGCTCCTCCTCGGACGAGTCCCCGGCCGAGAGCGGCTCCGCCGAGAAGTCCGCGCCCGCCGAGAAGTCCGGTACCGCGCAGAAGTCCGAGGCCGCCCAGGGCAGTCAGTCCGCCGCCAAGGACGACTCCGCCGCCGCGAAGCCCGCCGCGAGCAGCGGCTCCGGCTACACGCTCCCGGTCCAGGGCGCCACCGTCGGCACCGCCTACCACACCGCGGGCAGCATGTGGTCCAGCGGCTACCACACCGGCACCGACTTCGTGGTCCCGACCGGCACCAGCGTCAAGGCCATAGCCAACGCCACCGTCGTCTCCGCCGGCTGGGGCGGCGCGTACGGCAACCAGGTCGTCCTGAAGCTCGCCGACGGCTACTACGCCCAGTACGCCCACCTCTCGCAGCTCTCCGTCTCGGCCGGCCAGACCGTGACCGAGGGCCAGCAGCTCGGCCTCTCCGGTGCCACCGGCAACGTCACCGGGCCGCACCTGCACTTCGAGATCCGCACCACCCCGGACTACGGCTCGGACGTGGACCCGGTCGCCTACCTGCGCGCCCACGGCGTCACCGTCTGA
- a CDS encoding SGNH/GDSL hydrolase family protein, with translation MIGSYVAVGDSFTEGVGDPGPDGAFVGWADRFAVLLADRRPEGDFRYTNLAVRGKLLDQIVADQLPRALALAPDLVSFCAGGNDIIRPGTDPDEVAERFERAVARLTGTIGTVMVTTGFDTRGVPVLKHLRGKIATYNGHVRAIADRYGCPVLDLWSLRTVQDRRAWDTDRLHLSPEGHTRVALRAGQLLGLDVPADPDQPWPPLPPRGTLEIRRDDIHWAREHLVPWIGRRLRGQSSGDQAVAKGPLSPEDIRMRIGTAV, from the coding sequence GTGATCGGGTCGTACGTGGCGGTGGGGGACAGCTTCACCGAAGGCGTCGGCGACCCCGGCCCGGACGGGGCCTTCGTCGGCTGGGCCGACCGTTTCGCGGTCCTCCTCGCCGACCGGCGGCCCGAGGGCGACTTCCGGTACACCAACCTCGCCGTACGCGGGAAGCTGCTCGACCAGATCGTCGCGGACCAGCTCCCGCGGGCCCTGGCGCTCGCCCCCGACCTGGTCTCCTTCTGCGCGGGCGGCAACGACATCATCCGGCCCGGCACCGACCCGGACGAGGTCGCCGAACGGTTCGAACGCGCGGTGGCCCGCCTCACCGGCACGATCGGCACGGTGATGGTCACCACCGGCTTCGACACCCGCGGCGTCCCCGTCCTCAAGCATCTGCGCGGCAAGATCGCGACGTACAACGGGCATGTGCGGGCCATCGCCGACCGGTACGGCTGCCCCGTGCTCGACCTGTGGTCGCTGCGGACGGTGCAGGACCGCCGGGCCTGGGACACCGACCGGCTGCACCTCTCGCCCGAGGGCCACACCCGGGTCGCGCTGCGCGCCGGCCAGTTGCTCGGCCTCGACGTCCCGGCCGACCCCGACCAACCCTGGCCGCCGCTGCCGCCGCGCGGCACGCTGGAGATCCGCCGCGACGACATCCACTGGGCGCGGGAGCATCTCGTGCCGTGGATAGGCCGCCGCCTGCGCGGCCAGTCCTCCGGAGACCAGGCGGTGGCCAAGGGCCCCCTGTCCCCCGAGGACATCAGGATGCGGATCGGGACGGCGGTCTGA
- a CDS encoding MBL fold metallo-hydrolase yields the protein MTGLRTPTPGPRPIRPLSFGADPTGERMARIRRSPNFSGGVFVNPDGTRTRESGASALDMARQYFQKDSRARRAPTGTIPVHATTVADLARPPKTGLRLTWTGHSSILAEIDGHRVLFDPVWGKRCSPFDFVGPKRLHPVPLPLAALGPVDVVVISHDHYDHLDLPTIKALAGTDTLFAVPLGVGAHLERWGVSPDRLRELDWNESAKIGGLTLTATPARHFCGRGIRNRQHTLWASWVVAGENHRIYHSGDTGYFFGFKDIGTEHGPFDATMIQLGAYSDMWPDIHMTPEEAVRAHLDLQGGAPGGVLLPIHWGTFNLAPHPWAEPAEWTRDAAGEAGQAVAFPRPGEPFEPAGELPVETWWRAVSRPIPRPWRRPRNIEGAAGTTKEDLDLAGGR from the coding sequence GTGACCGGCCTACGTACCCCCACCCCCGGGCCGCGCCCGATACGGCCCCTTTCCTTCGGCGCGGACCCGACGGGCGAGCGCATGGCCCGCATCCGCCGCTCCCCGAACTTCTCCGGCGGCGTCTTCGTCAACCCCGACGGCACCCGCACCCGCGAGTCCGGCGCCTCCGCCCTGGACATGGCCAGGCAGTACTTCCAGAAGGACTCCCGCGCCCGCCGCGCCCCCACCGGCACGATCCCCGTGCACGCCACGACCGTCGCCGACCTCGCCCGCCCCCCGAAGACCGGCCTCCGGCTCACCTGGACGGGCCACTCCAGCATCCTCGCCGAGATCGACGGCCACCGCGTGCTGTTCGACCCGGTGTGGGGCAAGCGCTGCTCGCCGTTCGACTTCGTCGGCCCCAAGCGGCTGCACCCCGTCCCGCTGCCGCTGGCCGCGCTCGGCCCGGTCGACGTCGTCGTCATCTCGCACGACCACTACGACCACCTCGACCTGCCCACGATCAAGGCCCTGGCCGGCACGGACACGCTCTTCGCGGTGCCGCTCGGCGTCGGCGCCCACCTGGAACGCTGGGGCGTCTCCCCGGACCGGCTGCGCGAGCTGGACTGGAACGAGTCGGCGAAGATCGGCGGCCTCACCCTGACCGCCACCCCCGCCCGCCACTTCTGCGGCCGGGGCATCCGCAACAGGCAGCACACCCTGTGGGCGTCCTGGGTGGTCGCGGGCGAGAACCACCGGATCTACCACAGCGGCGACACCGGCTACTTCTTCGGCTTCAAGGACATCGGCACGGAACACGGCCCGTTCGACGCGACGATGATCCAGCTCGGCGCCTACAGCGACATGTGGCCGGACATCCACATGACCCCCGAGGAGGCCGTCCGCGCCCACCTCGACCTGCAGGGCGGCGCTCCGGGCGGAGTACTGCTGCCGATCCACTGGGGCACGTTCAACCTGGCACCGCACCCGTGGGCCGAGCCGGCCGAGTGGACGAGGGACGCCGCCGGGGAGGCGGGGCAGGCGGTGGCCTTCCCCCGGCCGGGCGAGCCCTTCGAACCGGCGGGGGAGCTGCCGGTGGAGACGTGGTGGCGGGCGGTGTCCCGCCCGATCCCGCGCCCGTGGCGCCGCCCGCGGAACATCGAGGGCGCGGCCGGGACGACGAAGGAGGACCTCGACCTCGCGGGTGGGCGCTGA
- a CDS encoding SGNH/GDSL hydrolase family protein, with translation MVHLRPLPNARAGMAALAVTAAAASLLTCGAAPASAAGDLAQGNYKHYVALGDSYAAGTGLAEQTDADCERGKGSYPSLLAGTFEPEVFADVTCSGATTDSLRDSDGSAAPQLDALTQDTDLVTVTLGGNDLGFTDVIVQCVLAGLVTKEGAPCRDKVSGDVEAAFTKLADRLPETVADIEQRSPEARVVVVGYPNPFPAEGSGCGSSVPLAKGDVTWLHQTTDRLNSLLEASAVARHADFVDTSKAFEGKDMCRPESTRWINPLLPVTPGSAHPNAAGHQATAAAVRERIEK, from the coding sequence ATGGTTCATCTCCGTCCACTCCCGAACGCCCGCGCGGGGATGGCCGCGCTCGCCGTCACCGCGGCCGCGGCCTCGCTGCTGACCTGCGGGGCCGCCCCGGCCTCGGCGGCCGGCGACTTGGCCCAGGGGAACTACAAGCACTACGTCGCGCTCGGTGACTCCTACGCCGCCGGTACCGGGCTGGCCGAACAGACCGACGCGGACTGCGAGCGCGGCAAGGGCAGTTACCCCTCGCTGCTGGCCGGCACGTTCGAGCCGGAGGTGTTCGCGGACGTCACCTGCAGCGGGGCCACCACCGACTCGCTGCGCGACAGCGACGGCTCGGCCGCACCCCAGCTCGACGCCCTCACCCAGGACACCGACCTGGTGACCGTCACGCTCGGCGGCAACGACCTCGGCTTCACCGACGTAATCGTCCAGTGCGTGCTGGCCGGACTCGTCACCAAGGAAGGGGCTCCCTGCCGCGACAAGGTCTCCGGTGACGTGGAGGCCGCCTTCACCAAGCTGGCCGACCGGCTGCCCGAGACGGTCGCGGACATCGAGCAGCGCAGCCCCGAGGCCCGCGTCGTCGTGGTCGGCTACCCCAACCCGTTCCCCGCCGAGGGAAGCGGCTGCGGTTCCTCCGTGCCGCTGGCCAAGGGCGACGTCACCTGGCTCCACCAGACCACCGACCGGCTGAACTCCCTGCTGGAGGCGTCGGCGGTCGCCCGGCACGCCGACTTCGTCGACACGTCCAAGGCGTTCGAGGGCAAGGACATGTGCCGGCCCGAGTCCACGCGGTGGATCAACCCGCTGCTGCCGGTGACCCCCGGCTCCGCCCACCCCAACGCGGCCGGCCACCAGGCGACCGCCGCCGCGGTGCGCGAGCGGATCGAGAAGTAA